One Paracoccaceae bacterium genomic region harbors:
- a CDS encoding glycosyltransferase, with the protein MFAAAAPVRSVPVNPAQPSRPGPGQPTETGLALRLRAEGVVSGDALVRALAVQRRHGGRLTDILLTQGMAAAGRLYAAMARHWQVPRVDPVALPPDPGLVERYGAARALRHGVLPWRRLGPVVHVVVAHPTDFHRHRAALEECLGPVAMALSPPAAIEAATLAVAGPALARAAELSVPAQDSSRTWGGAGLWRWLAAAAAAILLVATHMPQVLVLALTGWTVLTLVLCTGLRAAAALAALRPAPPAAPPPVIARLPVVSVMVALYREADIAPRLVRRLERLDYPRDLLDIVLVVEAGDHLTRDALARAGLPPWMRVVAVPPGRVKTKPRALNYALGLCRGSIVGVYDAEDAPAPDQIARVVQRFHECPPQVACLQGMLDFYNPRANWMARAFTMEYAAWFRMVLPGVDRLRLAVPLGGTTLFFRRAVLEQVGAWDAWNVTEDADLGIRLTRQGFRTELIETVTGEEANCRPWPWVKQRSRWIKGYMMTWAVHMRRPRDLWRDLGPRGFLGFQVMFLGTLTQFLLAPLLWSFLLVPFGLAHPVATALPPPAFAAMIGLFLLTEAVNLAVGWVGLRRAGHRFSPLWLLALHAYFPLATLAAYKAAWEMVTNPFYWDKTAHGLSDAAAGPAAPQEPARLSRAEALDRARRLHPSLLPGAAPRTPRPPLLRRRAPPVAAE; encoded by the coding sequence ATGTTTGCTGCCGCCGCGCCTGTCCGATCCGTGCCGGTCAACCCGGCGCAGCCGTCCCGTCCGGGGCCCGGCCAGCCCACCGAAACCGGCCTGGCGCTGCGCCTCCGCGCCGAGGGGGTGGTATCGGGCGATGCGCTTGTGCGTGCCCTGGCCGTGCAGCGCCGTCACGGTGGGCGGCTCACCGACATCCTGCTGACGCAGGGCATGGCGGCCGCCGGCCGGCTCTATGCCGCCATGGCGCGACACTGGCAGGTGCCGCGGGTCGATCCGGTCGCCCTGCCCCCCGATCCGGGCCTGGTCGAACGCTACGGCGCCGCGCGGGCGCTGCGCCATGGCGTGCTGCCCTGGCGCCGCCTTGGCCCGGTCGTGCATGTGGTGGTGGCCCATCCGACGGATTTTCACCGCCATCGCGCGGCGCTTGAGGAGTGTCTGGGTCCGGTGGCGATGGCGCTGTCGCCCCCCGCCGCGATCGAGGCTGCCACGCTGGCCGTTGCCGGGCCCGCCCTGGCGCGCGCGGCCGAGCTTTCGGTGCCGGCGCAGGACAGCAGCCGCACATGGGGCGGGGCGGGGCTGTGGCGCTGGCTGGCCGCGGCGGCGGCGGCAATCCTGCTCGTGGCCACGCACATGCCGCAGGTGCTGGTGCTGGCGCTGACCGGGTGGACGGTGCTGACGCTGGTCCTGTGCACCGGCCTGCGTGCGGCCGCCGCACTCGCCGCGCTGCGCCCTGCCCCGCCCGCCGCCCCGCCGCCGGTGATCGCGCGCCTGCCCGTCGTTTCGGTCATGGTCGCGCTCTACCGCGAGGCCGACATCGCCCCGCGCCTTGTCCGGCGCCTGGAACGGCTGGACTATCCGCGCGACCTGCTCGACATCGTGCTGGTGGTCGAGGCGGGCGATCACCTGACGCGGGATGCGCTTGCCCGGGCGGGGCTGCCGCCCTGGATGCGCGTCGTCGCCGTGCCCCCCGGGCGCGTCAAGACCAAGCCGCGCGCCCTGAACTATGCGCTCGGGCTGTGCCGTGGGTCGATCGTCGGCGTCTATGACGCCGAGGATGCCCCCGCCCCCGACCAGATCGCCCGGGTGGTGCAGCGCTTTCACGAATGCCCGCCGCAGGTCGCCTGCCTTCAGGGCATGCTCGACTTCTACAATCCGCGCGCCAACTGGATGGCCCGCGCCTTCACCATGGAATATGCCGCATGGTTCCGCATGGTGCTGCCCGGGGTCGACAGGCTGCGCCTTGCGGTGCCACTGGGCGGCACCACGCTGTTCTTCCGCCGCGCGGTGCTGGAACAGGTCGGCGCCTGGGACGCCTGGAACGTGACCGAGGATGCCGACCTGGGCATCCGGCTGACCCGGCAGGGGTTCCGGACCGAACTGATCGAGACGGTAACGGGGGAAGAGGCGAACTGCCGCCCCTGGCCCTGGGTGAAGCAGCGCTCGCGCTGGATCAAGGGCTACATGATGACCTGGGCGGTCCACATGCGCCGCCCGCGCGACCTGTGGCGCGACCTCGGCCCGCGCGGCTTTCTGGGCTTCCAGGTGATGTTCCTCGGAACGCTCACGCAGTTCCTGCTGGCGCCGTTGCTGTGGTCGTTCCTGCTGGTGCCCTTCGGCCTGGCCCATCCGGTGGCCACGGCCCTGCCACCGCCGGCCTTCGCGGCGATGATCGGCCTGTTCCTGTTGACCGAGGCGGTGAACCTGGCGGTCGGCTGGGTCGGGCTGCGGCGTGCCGGGCACCGGTTCTCGCCACTGTGGCTGCTGGCGCTGCACGCCTATTTCCCGCTGGCCACCCTGGCCGCCTACAAGGCCGCCTGGGAAATGGTCACGAACCCGTTCTACTGGGACAAGACCGCGCACGGCCTTTCGGATGCCGCGGCAGGCCCCGCCGCGCCGCAGGAACCGGCCCGCCTGTCGCGGGCCGAGGCGCTTGACCGCGCGCGGCGCCTGCATCCCTCGCTTCTGCCCGGCGCCGCCCCCAGGACGCCCCGGCCGCCGCTGCTGCGGCGCAGGGCACCGCCGGTCGCGGCCGAATAG
- a CDS encoding GntR family transcriptional regulator produces MQKDAYTLILDAIEAGTYKPGDRLVESELAERLGVSRTPVREALQRLETQSMLTRDGRSLIVASLDHNQLAELYAVRTELEGLAARLAARHASGEEVRVLRGMVEEDKRLLGGDPKALSRANKRFHRQIHLASHNRFLVQQLDLVHRSMALMTNTSFAAEGRDAAGLAEHDAIVAAIEAGDGDAAYQALRAHISRAYETRLRVDAGELRTR; encoded by the coding sequence GTGCAGAAAGACGCCTATACGCTGATCCTGGACGCGATCGAGGCCGGCACCTACAAGCCCGGCGACCGTCTGGTCGAATCGGAACTGGCCGAACGGCTGGGGGTGTCGCGCACCCCGGTGCGCGAGGCGCTGCAGCGGCTGGAAACGCAGTCGATGCTGACACGGGACGGGCGCAGCCTGATCGTGGCCTCGCTCGACCACAACCAGCTTGCCGAGCTTTATGCCGTGCGGACCGAGCTCGAGGGGCTGGCGGCGCGGCTGGCGGCGCGCCATGCCTCGGGCGAGGAGGTGCGCGTGCTGCGCGGCATGGTCGAGGAGGACAAGCGGCTGCTGGGGGGCGATCCCAAGGCGCTGAGCCGGGCCAACAAGCGGTTCCACCGGCAGATTCACCTGGCCAGCCACAACAGGTTCCTGGTGCAGCAACTCGATCTGGTGCACCGGTCGATGGCGCTGATGACGAACACCTCGTTCGCCGCCGAGGGGCGCGATGCGGCCGGGCTTGCGGAACATGACGCGATCGTGGCCGCGATCGAGGCGGGCGACGGCGATGCGGCCTACCAGGCGCTGCGGGCGCATATCAGCCGGGCCTACGAGACGCGGCTGCGCGTCGACGCGGGCGAGTTGCGCACGCGCTGA
- a CDS encoding pyrimidine 5'-nucleotidase — translation MPARHFAHVDTWVFDLDNTLYPPSVRLFDQIEVRMTAWVMRELGVDRDTADSLRRSYWARYGTTLAGLMAEHGADPAPYLTEVHEIDFSVIPVDPALADRIAALPGRRIVYTNGSSPYARQVIAARGLSGLFDAVYGVEHAGFRPKPEAAAFATVFAADGLNPATAAMFEDDARNLAVPHALGMRTVHIAPRPEPAPHIHHHHTDLSDFLARLTG, via the coding sequence ATGCCCGCACGCCATTTCGCCCATGTCGATACCTGGGTCTTCGACCTCGACAACACGCTCTATCCGCCGTCCGTCCGGCTGTTCGACCAGATCGAGGTGCGGATGACCGCCTGGGTCATGCGCGAACTGGGGGTCGACCGCGACACTGCCGACAGCCTGCGCCGCAGCTATTGGGCACGCTACGGCACGACGCTGGCGGGCCTGATGGCCGAACATGGCGCCGACCCGGCCCCCTACCTGACCGAGGTGCACGAGATCGACTTTTCGGTGATCCCCGTCGACCCGGCGCTGGCAGACCGCATCGCCGCGCTGCCCGGGCGGCGGATCGTCTATACCAATGGCAGCAGCCCCTACGCACGGCAGGTGATCGCGGCGCGGGGCCTGTCCGGCCTGTTCGATGCGGTCTACGGCGTGGAACACGCCGGTTTCCGGCCCAAGCCCGAGGCCGCGGCCTTCGCCACGGTCTTTGCCGCGGACGGCCTGAACCCCGCCACCGCCGCCATGTTCGAGGATGACGCGCGCAACCTCGCCGTGCCCCATGCCCTCGGGATGCGGACGGTGCATATCGCGCCCCGCCCCGAACCCGCGCCGCATATCCACCACCACCACACCGACCTGTCGGATTTCCTGGCCCGGCTGACCGGCTGA
- a CDS encoding UbiH/UbiF family hydroxylase, whose translation MRQTVDILISGGGVAGLSAAAAFGAAGFRTLCVDPAPPVTEAQAPGADLRTTAFLQPSVALLEGAGLWARLAPHAAPLQVMRIVDAGGRDAEPRVIKDFDAADVSDQPFGWNLPNWLLRREMVAHLATLPAVTFRPGTGTALVTTRESEALVTLTDGTQVSARLLVGADGRDSLVRRAAGIGVTTQRYGQKAVVFSVTHPVPHGQVSTEVHRSGGPFTLVPLPDREGSPASAVVWMERGPEAARLAALPPAAFEAEASARSCHILGPLTLTGERQVWPIISQVADRMAGQRCALMAEAAHVMPPIGAQGLNMSLADLAALLDLATADPAGLGSARMLDAYHRRRHWEVKARVAGVDLLNRASMAGAQPLRDLRAAALDALYSLAPVRRGLMKAGMGMR comes from the coding sequence ATGCGGCAGACGGTGGACATCCTGATCTCGGGCGGCGGCGTCGCCGGGCTTTCGGCGGCGGCGGCCTTCGGCGCGGCAGGCTTCCGCACGCTCTGTGTCGACCCCGCCCCCCCGGTGACCGAGGCGCAGGCGCCGGGCGCCGATCTGCGCACCACGGCCTTCCTGCAACCCTCGGTCGCGCTTCTGGAAGGTGCGGGCCTCTGGGCACGGCTCGCGCCCCATGCCGCGCCGCTGCAGGTGATGCGGATCGTCGATGCCGGCGGGCGTGATGCCGAACCCCGCGTGATCAAGGATTTCGACGCCGCCGACGTGTCCGACCAGCCGTTCGGATGGAACCTTCCCAACTGGCTGCTGCGGCGCGAGATGGTGGCGCATCTTGCCACCCTGCCCGCCGTGACCTTCCGCCCCGGAACCGGCACCGCCCTGGTCACCACCCGCGAATCCGAGGCGCTTGTCACGCTGACCGATGGCACGCAGGTGTCCGCGCGCCTGCTGGTCGGCGCCGACGGGCGCGACAGCCTGGTGCGCCGCGCCGCGGGCATCGGCGTTACCACGCAGCGCTACGGGCAGAAGGCCGTGGTCTTTTCGGTCACCCATCCGGTCCCGCATGGCCAGGTCTCGACCGAGGTTCATCGCTCGGGCGGGCCGTTCACCCTGGTCCCGCTGCCCGACCGAGAGGGCAGCCCCGCCTCGGCCGTGGTCTGGATGGAGCGCGGCCCCGAGGCCGCCCGCCTTGCCGCCCTGCCGCCCGCCGCCTTCGAGGCCGAGGCCTCGGCGCGGTCCTGCCATATCCTCGGCCCGCTGACGCTGACCGGCGAACGGCAGGTCTGGCCCATCATCTCGCAGGTCGCCGACCGCATGGCGGGGCAGCGCTGCGCGCTGATGGCCGAGGCCGCGCATGTCATGCCGCCGATCGGCGCGCAGGGCCTGAACATGAGCCTGGCCGATCTGGCCGCGCTGCTCGACCTTGCCACCGCAGACCCCGCGGGACTGGGCAGCGCCCGGATGCTCGATGCCTATCACCGCCGCCGCCACTGGGAGGTGAAGGCGCGCGTGGCCGGGGTCGACCTGCTCAACCGCGCCTCGATGGCGGGCGCGCAGCCGCTGCGCGACCTGCGCGCGGCGGCACTCGACGCGCTCTATTCCCTGGCACCGGTGCGGCGCGGGCTGATGAAGGCGGGCATGGGGATGCGCTAG
- a CDS encoding alanine--glyoxylate aminotransferase family protein: MPALHDDVDEGGLDEFSVVFTDRSLNHMSARFQQVMRDISAGLREVYGAAAVAVVPGGGTYAMEAVARAFGRGRVTVIRNGWFSFRWSQIFEAGGFAGSVDVVMARQSGNHPRAPYAPPPVEEVVARIRETRPAAVFAPHVETSAGIILPDGYVAQVAAAAHEVGALMVLDCIASGCVWVDMAATGVDVLISAPQKGWSASPSAGLVMLSAAAEARLKDAVPDTFALDLKRWRGIMAAYEGGGHAYHATMPTDALRGFRDAMAETRAMGFAEARAAQWELGAAVRAMLAARGVASVAAEGFGAPGVVVSYTDDAEVQSGRKFLAEGMQIAAGVPLQVGEGAEFRTFRIGLCGLDKLRDVPGTLARLERVVDRVL; this comes from the coding sequence ATGCCAGCCTTGCACGATGACGTCGACGAGGGGGGGCTCGACGAGTTTTCCGTGGTCTTCACCGACCGGTCGCTGAACCACATGTCGGCGCGGTTCCAGCAGGTGATGCGCGACATTTCGGCGGGCCTGCGCGAGGTCTATGGCGCGGCGGCCGTGGCGGTGGTGCCCGGCGGCGGCACCTATGCGATGGAGGCGGTGGCGCGCGCCTTCGGGCGCGGGCGGGTGACGGTGATCCGGAACGGCTGGTTCTCGTTCCGCTGGAGCCAGATCTTCGAGGCGGGCGGGTTCGCCGGATCGGTGGACGTGGTGATGGCGCGGCAGTCGGGCAACCACCCGCGCGCGCCCTATGCCCCGCCGCCGGTCGAGGAGGTGGTCGCGCGCATCCGCGAGACCCGGCCCGCGGCGGTCTTTGCCCCGCATGTCGAGACGAGCGCCGGGATCATCCTGCCCGACGGCTATGTCGCGCAGGTGGCGGCGGCGGCGCATGAGGTGGGCGCGCTGATGGTGCTGGACTGCATCGCCAGCGGCTGTGTCTGGGTGGACATGGCGGCGACGGGGGTCGATGTGCTGATCTCGGCGCCGCAGAAGGGGTGGTCGGCCTCGCCGTCGGCGGGTCTGGTGATGCTGTCGGCGGCAGCCGAGGCGCGGCTGAAGGACGCGGTGCCGGATACCTTCGCACTGGACCTGAAGCGGTGGCGCGGGATCATGGCGGCCTATGAGGGCGGCGGCCACGCCTATCACGCGACGATGCCCACCGATGCGCTGCGGGGCTTTCGCGACGCGATGGCCGAGACGCGGGCGATGGGCTTTGCCGAGGCCCGCGCCGCCCAGTGGGAACTGGGGGCGGCCGTGCGGGCGATGCTGGCGGCGCGGGGCGTCGCCTCGGTCGCGGCCGAGGGGTTCGGCGCGCCGGGTGTCGTGGTCAGCTACACCGACGATGCCGAGGTGCAGTCGGGGCGGAAGTTCCTGGCCGAGGGCATGCAGATAGCCGCCGGGGTGCCGTTGCAGGTGGGCGAGGGGGCAGAGTTCCGCACCTTCCGCATCGGGCTGTGCGGTCTGGACAAGCTGCGGGACGTTCCGGGGACGCTGGCGCGGCTGGAGCGGGTGGTCGACCGCGTCCTGTGA
- the ilvC gene encoding ketol-acid reductoisomerase, with the protein MRVYYDRDCDINLIKDKKVAILGYGSQGHAHALNLRDSGARNVVVALRPGSASARKCEAEGLQVMGIAEAAAWCDLIMFTMPDELQAATYKQYVHDNLREGSAIAFAHGLNVHFGLIEPKKGVDVIMMAPKGPGHTVRGEYVKGGGVPCLVAVHNDATGRALEIGLSYCSAIGGGRSGIIETNFRQECETDLFGEQAVLCGGLVELIRMGFETLVEAGYEPEMAYFECLHEVKLIVDLIYEGGIANMNYSISNTAEYGEYVSGPRILPYDETKARMKAVLRDIQTGKFVRDFMQENAVGQPFFKATRRINDEHQIEQVGEKLRAMMPWISKGKMVDKARN; encoded by the coding sequence ATGCGCGTCTACTACGATCGCGATTGCGACATCAACCTGATCAAGGACAAGAAGGTGGCGATCCTCGGCTACGGGTCGCAGGGGCATGCCCATGCGCTGAACCTGCGCGATTCGGGGGCCAGGAACGTGGTCGTCGCCCTGCGCCCCGGCTCGGCCAGCGCCAGGAAGTGCGAGGCCGAAGGCCTGCAGGTGATGGGCATCGCCGAGGCCGCCGCCTGGTGCGACCTGATCATGTTCACCATGCCCGACGAGCTTCAGGCCGCCACCTACAAGCAATATGTCCATGACAACCTGCGCGAAGGCTCGGCCATCGCCTTTGCCCATGGCCTGAACGTGCATTTCGGCCTGATCGAGCCCAAGAAGGGCGTCGATGTCATCATGATGGCGCCCAAGGGCCCCGGCCACACCGTGCGCGGCGAATATGTCAAGGGCGGCGGCGTGCCCTGCCTTGTTGCGGTGCACAACGATGCGACGGGCCGCGCGCTGGAAATCGGCCTGTCCTACTGCTCGGCCATCGGCGGCGGGCGGTCGGGCATCATCGAGACCAACTTCCGCCAGGAATGCGAGACCGACCTCTTCGGCGAACAGGCCGTGCTCTGCGGCGGCCTTGTCGAGCTGATCCGCATGGGCTTCGAGACCCTGGTCGAGGCCGGCTACGAGCCCGAGATGGCCTATTTCGAGTGCCTGCACGAGGTGAAGCTGATCGTCGACCTGATCTACGAAGGCGGCATCGCCAACATGAACTACTCGATCTCGAACACCGCGGAATACGGCGAATACGTCTCGGGCCCCCGCATCCTGCCCTATGACGAGACCAAGGCCCGGATGAAGGCGGTCCTGCGCGACATCCAGACCGGCAAGTTCGTGCGCGACTTCATGCAGGAAAACGCCGTCGGCCAGCCGTTCTTCAAGGCCACCCGCCGCATCAATGACGAACACCAGATCGAACAGGTCGGCGAAAAGCTGCGCGCCATGATGCCGTGGATTTCCAAGGGCAAGATGGTCGACAAGGCGCGGAACTGA
- a CDS encoding MarR family transcriptional regulator encodes MTDATGMIETIHAIRDQCLCLATQRAARALARRFDRLFAPLGITNGQFSLMCALMGSWRPKLSELSQFLAMDQATMTAAAHRLERKGLLELVADEGDRRTRRPRLTDAGRAIVVRAIPLWKAEHAALQAEVTGADPRDLSRILSQIGHGAAE; translated from the coding sequence ATGACTGACGCAACGGGCATGATCGAGACGATCCACGCGATCCGGGACCAGTGCCTGTGCCTGGCGACGCAACGGGCGGCGCGGGCACTGGCGCGGCGTTTCGACCGGCTGTTCGCGCCGCTGGGCATCACCAACGGCCAGTTTTCGCTGATGTGCGCGCTGATGGGCAGCTGGCGCCCGAAGCTGTCGGAGCTGTCGCAGTTTCTGGCCATGGATCAGGCGACGATGACAGCGGCGGCGCACCGGCTGGAGCGCAAGGGGCTTCTGGAGCTGGTCGCGGACGAGGGCGACCGGCGGACGCGGCGGCCGCGCCTGACCGATGCGGGGCGGGCCATCGTCGTTCGGGCGATCCCGCTGTGGAAGGCGGAACACGCGGCGTTGCAGGCAGAGGTCACCGGCGCCGACCCGAGGGACCTGTCGCGCATCCTGTCGCAGATCGGCCACGGCGCGGCCGAATAG
- a CDS encoding MFS transporter yields the protein MEHQQPDPPYRWVIVAAGGVLGCAAMGALFSLPVLLNSITAETGWSRTGVSAAMTIAFLAMAATSLPWGMASDRFGTRPVVLTGAVIFSLGLFLASRAPALWMFQALFGLLLGGSIMAFMAPLMANVTGWFTTRRGLAVSLVSSGMGLAPATMSPLAAWLVVSFDWRTVVALLAAIVAAITIPAALLLRQPPDRPAVTTPDAPPADMTLRQAMASVPFLVLFATFFFCCATHSGPIFHTVSYAEFCGIATIAAVTIYSVEGLAGLGGRIGFGMLGDRFGAKRILVIGLLAQGFGAMGYFFARDLWEFYVVAAIFGFIYAGIMPLYNVLIRENFSSAIMGGVMGGVGVAGTLGMATGPVVGGWIFDVTGSYGGLYITSFAFGLSACLIALTYRPFPRAAEPAPRMA from the coding sequence ATGGAACACCAGCAGCCCGATCCGCCCTATCGCTGGGTCATCGTCGCGGCAGGCGGCGTTCTGGGATGTGCGGCGATGGGGGCGCTGTTCTCGCTGCCGGTGCTGCTCAACTCCATCACGGCCGAAACCGGATGGTCGCGCACCGGGGTTTCTGCCGCCATGACCATCGCCTTCCTGGCGATGGCCGCCACCTCGCTGCCCTGGGGCATGGCCTCCGACCGTTTCGGCACGCGGCCCGTGGTGCTGACCGGAGCCGTGATCTTTTCGCTCGGCCTGTTCCTTGCCAGCCGGGCGCCCGCGCTCTGGATGTTCCAGGCGCTGTTCGGCCTGCTCCTCGGCGGTTCGATCATGGCCTTCATGGCCCCGCTCATGGCCAATGTGACGGGCTGGTTCACCACGCGGCGCGGCCTTGCCGTCTCGCTCGTCTCGTCCGGCATGGGGCTTGCGCCGGCCACGATGTCGCCGCTCGCCGCCTGGCTGGTCGTCAGTTTCGACTGGCGGACGGTCGTGGCCCTGCTGGCGGCCATCGTGGCGGCCATCACGATCCCGGCGGCGCTGCTGCTGCGCCAACCTCCCGACCGCCCGGCCGTGACCACGCCCGACGCCCCGCCCGCCGACATGACACTGCGTCAGGCAATGGCCTCGGTGCCCTTCCTCGTCCTCTTCGCAACCTTCTTCTTCTGCTGCGCCACGCACTCCGGCCCGATCTTCCACACCGTCAGCTATGCCGAGTTCTGCGGCATCGCGACCATTGCCGCCGTGACGATCTATTCGGTCGAGGGGCTGGCGGGCCTCGGCGGCCGTATCGGATTTGGCATGCTGGGCGACCGCTTCGGGGCAAAGCGCATCCTCGTCATCGGCCTGCTCGCCCAGGGATTCGGCGCCATGGGATATTTCTTTGCCCGCGACCTGTGGGAGTTCTATGTCGTCGCCGCCATCTTCGGGTTCATCTACGCGGGCATCATGCCGCTCTACAACGTGCTGATCCGCGAGAATTTCTCATCCGCGATCATGGGCGGGGTGATGGGCGGCGTCGGCGTGGCAGGCACGCTCGGCATGGCGACAGGCCCGGTCGTGGGCGGATGGATCTTCGATGTCACCGGCAGCTACGGCGGCCTCTACATTACCAGTTTCGCCTTCGGCCTGTCGGCCTGCCTGATCGCGCTGACCTACCGGCCCTTCCCGCGCGCGGCCGAACCGGCACCCCGCATGGCCTGA
- a CDS encoding phosphoglucosamine mutase — MSRLFGTDGVRGTANSHPMTAEMALKLGSAAGRYFRARGGMGAHRVVIGKDTRLSGYMLENALTAGLTSAGMNVLLLGPVPTPAVGFLTRSMRADLGVMISASHNPAADNGIKFFGPDGFKLSDEAEDEIEAIVARAMDLVPPADIGRARRIEDGRGRYQEFVKTTVPAGVRLDGLKVVIDCANGAAYRAAPEVLWELGATVVPVGVAPNGLNINDRCGSTHPETAAEAVVAHGADVGICLDGDADRVILIDEHGAVADGDQIMALFAARWGAEGRLRGGTLVASVMSNLGLERFLTARGLRLERAPVGDRYVVEAMRRGGWNLGGEQSGHIVMTDYATTGDGLIAGLQFLAEMARTESPASTLARQFDTVPQMLKNVRFAPGQTPLEAAPVKAAIAAAEARLNGSGRLLIRKSGTEPLIRVMAECEDKALLAEVVGDIVGAVEAAV; from the coding sequence ATGAGCAGGCTTTTCGGAACCGACGGCGTGCGCGGCACGGCGAACAGCCATCCGATGACGGCCGAGATGGCACTGAAGCTGGGGTCGGCCGCCGGGCGCTACTTCCGCGCCAGGGGGGGCATGGGCGCGCATCGCGTGGTGATCGGCAAGGACACACGGCTGTCGGGCTACATGCTGGAGAACGCGCTGACCGCCGGGCTGACCTCTGCCGGGATGAACGTGCTGCTGCTGGGGCCGGTCCCGACGCCCGCCGTCGGCTTCCTGACGCGGTCGATGCGGGCTGACCTTGGCGTGATGATCTCGGCCAGCCACAACCCGGCCGCCGACAACGGCATCAAGTTCTTCGGCCCCGACGGGTTCAAGCTGTCGGATGAGGCGGAGGACGAGATCGAGGCGATCGTCGCCCGTGCGATGGATCTTGTTCCCCCCGCCGACATCGGCCGCGCCCGGCGGATCGAGGACGGCCGCGGGCGCTATCAGGAATTCGTCAAGACCACGGTGCCCGCCGGGGTGCGGCTGGACGGGCTGAAGGTGGTGATCGACTGTGCCAACGGAGCGGCCTACCGCGCCGCGCCCGAGGTGCTGTGGGAACTGGGGGCGACCGTGGTGCCGGTGGGTGTGGCGCCGAACGGGCTGAACATCAACGACCGCTGCGGGTCCACCCACCCCGAGACGGCGGCCGAGGCCGTGGTGGCCCACGGCGCGGATGTGGGGATCTGTCTGGATGGCGATGCCGACCGGGTGATCCTGATCGACGAGCACGGGGCGGTGGCCGACGGTGACCAGATCATGGCGCTGTTCGCGGCCCGCTGGGGGGCCGAGGGGCGGCTGAGGGGCGGCACGCTGGTTGCGAGCGTGATGTCGAACCTCGGACTGGAACGGTTCCTGACCGCGCGGGGGCTGCGGCTGGAGCGCGCGCCGGTGGGCGACCGCTATGTGGTCGAGGCGATGCGGCGGGGCGGCTGGAACCTGGGCGGCGAGCAGTCGGGGCACATCGTGATGACCGACTACGCGACGACCGGCGACGGGCTGATCGCGGGGCTGCAGTTCCTGGCCGAGATGGCGCGCACCGAGTCCCCTGCAAGCACCCTGGCCCGGCAGTTCGATACCGTGCCGCAGATGCTGAAGAACGTCCGTTTCGCCCCCGGCCAGACGCCGCTGGAGGCGGCCCCGGTCAAGGCGGCCATCGCTGCGGCCGAGGCGCGGCTGAACGGGTCGGGGCGGTTGCTGATCCGGAAATCGGGCACCGAACCGCTGATCCGGGTCATGGCGGAATGCGAGGACAAGGCGCTGCTGGCCGAGGTTGTGGGCGACATCGTGGGCGCGGTCGAGGCCGCTGTCTAG
- the folP gene encoding dihydropteroate synthase codes for MADPCYPRPIPCTDPVRPPDAQPLAGGWCWFDRVHLMQRGGPGTVVAARSLPSALLDRLTAPRAPLAGLSLDRPRIMGVLNITPDSFSDGGRFLGTGAALAQARALTDGGADILDIGGESTRPGAEPVPDGAEIARTAPVIAELRRAGLAAPISIDTRKLAVARAAVQAGAAILNDVSALTWDAALGPYAADAGLPVILMHAQGLPETMQDDPRYDDVLLDVFDALAARIEAAMAAGIPRNRLVVDPGIGFGKTVAHNLALIRGLSLFHALGLPVLLGASRKRFIGTIGGEPRVDRRMPGSLAVALAGLAQGAQIVRVHDVAETRQAVALWQAIHTPGERGERA; via the coding sequence ATGGCCGACCCCTGCTATCCGCGACCCATCCCCTGCACCGATCCGGTTCGCCCGCCGGATGCCCAGCCGCTGGCCGGGGGCTGGTGCTGGTTCGACCGTGTCCACCTGATGCAGCGCGGCGGCCCCGGCACGGTGGTTGCGGCACGGTCGCTGCCATCCGCGCTGCTTGACCGTCTGACCGCGCCGCGCGCGCCGCTGGCCGGGCTTTCCCTTGACCGCCCCCGGATCATGGGCGTCCTGAACATCACCCCCGACAGCTTTTCCGACGGTGGGCGCTTCCTGGGCACGGGCGCGGCCCTGGCACAGGCGCGCGCCCTGACCGACGGAGGTGCGGACATTCTCGACATCGGTGGCGAAAGCACGCGCCCCGGGGCCGAGCCCGTACCGGACGGGGCCGAGATCGCGCGCACGGCACCGGTGATCGCGGAACTGCGCCGCGCGGGCCTTGCCGCGCCGATCTCGATCGACACGCGCAAGCTGGCTGTGGCGCGGGCGGCGGTGCAGGCCGGTGCGGCGATCCTGAACGATGTGTCGGCGCTGACATGGGATGCGGCCCTCGGCCCCTACGCGGCGGACGCGGGCCTGCCGGTGATCCTGATGCACGCCCAGGGCCTGCCCGAGACGATGCAGGACGATCCGCGCTACGACGATGTGCTGCTGGACGTGTTCGACGCGCTTGCCGCCCGGATCGAGGCCGCGATGGCGGCGGGCATTCCGCGCAACCGCCTGGTGGTCGATCCCGGCATCGGTTTCGGCAAGACGGTCGCGCACAATCTGGCGCTGATCCGGGGTCTGTCGCTGTTCCATGCGCTTGGCCTGCCGGTGTTGCTGGGTGCCTCGCGCAAGCGGTTCATCGGGACGATCGGCGGGGAACCGCGTGTCGACCGGCGGATGCCGGGGTCGCTGGCGGTGGCGCTTGCGGGGCTGGCGCAGGGCGCGCAGATTGTGCGGGTGCATGACGTGGCCGAGACGCGGCAGGCCGTCGCGTTGTGGCAGGCGATCCATACACCCGGCGAACGGGGGGAGAGGGCATGA